The DNA segment TGACGGTCGACGACATGCTCCACGCCGCTGTTCAGCATGCGCCGCGTCTGGGCATGACCGTGGGCAATCTGCGCAACGAAGAGCAGGTCAAGGCGATGAAAGGCGTGCATTCGGTGCACCGTCTGCCCGGCGCTGTGGCGGTGCTCGCCGAGCGTTGGTGGCACGCCAAACGCGCGGTCGAGGCGATTCAGGTCGACTGGCAAGAACCAGGCGCCGACAGCCCAGTCCGCGTGATGCCGGCGGATTTTTCCAGCGATGCGTATTTCAAGCGTCTGGCGGCGGAAAAAGGCCCGGCCCGTGACGATGAAAACGAGGGTGACGTGGCCGCGAGTCTGGCCAACGCGAAAACCCGCGTCGATGCGACGTATCACAACCAGTACCTCAATCACGCGCAACTCGAACCGCCGTCGGCGCTGGCCCGCTTCAATGCCGATGGCTCGCTGGAAGTCTGGCTGCCGAATCAGGCACCGGACCTGTATCGCGCCGACATCGCCAAACGCACCGGTCTCGAGCTTGGGCAAATCACCCTGCACTCGCCGCTGCTCGGCGGGTTTTTCGGTCGGCATTTTCTCTACGACTCGGCCAGTCCGTACCCGCAGGCCATCGAGCTGGCGAAGGCTGTCGGGCGTCCGGTCAAACTGATCTGGAGCCGCGAAGAGGAATTCCTGCGTGATGTGCTGCGCCCGGTGGCGGCGGTCAATTTCCGCGCAGCGCTGGACAACGATGGCTGGCCGTTGGCAATCGAAGCGATCAGCGCCACCGAAGGCCCCACCGAAGCCATCGCCGGCAAGCAAGGCGAAAAGCTCGACCCGACGGCGCTGGAAGGCTTGTCGGGCAAGTCCTATGCGGTCGCCAACAAGCGCATCGCGCAGATCTACGTCAAAGGCCCGGCCATGCTCGGTTACTGGCGTTCGGTGGGCAATTCGCTGAACGACTTTTTCTATGAATCGTTCCTCGACGAACTGGCCGACAAGGGCGGCAAGGACCCGTTCGACTTGCGCCTGCACTTGCTGCGGGACAATGCTCGGCTGACCACCCTGCTGCAAGCGGTGGCCGAGTTGTCGGGCGGCTGGAAGCGTGGACCGTTTACTGCCGAGGATGGCAGCCAGCGTGCGCGCGGTGTGGCGATGGCGTCGCCGTTCGGCACCGAGACGGCCGTGATTGCCGAAGTGTCAATCGAAAACGGCCAGGTCAAGGTGCACGACATCTGGCAAGCGATTGATCCTGGCAGCATCGTCAATCCGGCGATTGTCGAGGCGCAGGTCAACGGCGCCGTGGCGTTGGGGCTGTCACAGACGCTGGTCGAAGAAGCCGTGTGGCTCGATGGCAAACCGCGCGCGCGCAATTACGACCTGTATCCGATCCTGGCGCCTTCGCGCATGGCCAGGGTGCATGTGCGGGTGGTCGAGAGCGGGGAAAAAATGGGCGGCATCGGTGAACCGCCACTGCCGGCCGTCGCGCCCGCCGTGGCCAACGCGGTGGCCGCACTGACCGGGCAGCGAGTTCGCAGCCTGCCCATGAGCCGCCACACTTTCGCCTGATCAGCGCCGGAGCGTTTATGAACAACAGCCGATTCGCAAGAACCGCTGGCTGGCTGGCCGTGCCGTGTCTGATCGCGGCAGGTCTGCTGGCCTGGTATGTCACCCGCGAGCCTGTCTCGCCCCTGGAAAAGCCACCGTTCAGCGTGGCCGACATCGACCCCGGGCTGGTCACCCGCGGCGAATACGTCGCCCGCCTCAGCGACTGCGTCGCCTGCCACAGCGTGCCGGGCGGCGCGCCGTTCGCTGGCGGCCTGGAAATGGCCACACCGCTGGGCGTGATCCATGCGACCAATATCACCCCGGACGCCGACACCGGGATTGGCCGCTACAGCCTCGCCGATTTCGACCGTGCCGTACGCCATGGCGTAGCGCCGGGCGGTCGGCGTTTGTACCCGGCGATGCCGTATCCCTCGTATGCCAAGCTCAGTGACGACGACGTGCGCGCGCTGTATGGGTTTTTCATGAAAGGCGTGGCGCCGGTCAAGCAGGCCAACCAGCAGAGTTCGATCCCCTGGCCGCTGAACCTGCGCTGGCCGATTGCGATGTGGAACGGCGTGTTCGTCGACGCCGAACCTTACGCCAGCAAACCTTCGCAGGATGCACAGTGGAACCGCGGCGCCTATCTGGTCCAGGGCGCCGGGCATTGCGGCAGTTGCCACACGCCACGCGGACTGGCCTTCAACGAGAAAGCGCTCGATGAATCGGGCCAACCGTACCTCGCCGGCGCACTGCTCGACGGCTGGTACGCGCCAAGTCTGCGTGACGATCACAACACCGGACTGGGCCGCTGGAACGAGGCGGAAATCGTCCAGTTCCTCAAGACCGGGAGCAACCGGCATGCGGTGGTCTACGGCTCAATGACCGAAGCGTTCAACAACTCCACGCAGTTCATGAGCGACGAGGATCTGAGCGCCATCGCCCATTACCTGAAATCGCTGCCTGGCGACCCGCAACGTGATGGCCCGCCCTGGCAATATCAGCAAGCGTCTGCCGCGCCAAGCCTGGACAGCCCCGGCGCGCATACGTACGTCACGCGCTGCGCGTCTTGCCACGGTGTCGACGGCAAGGGCCAGGCCGAATGGATGCCGCCGCTGGCCGGCGCCACTTCCGCGCTGGCGAAGGAACAGGCATCGGCGATCAACATCACCCTCAACGGCTCGCAACGGGTCGTCGCGGCGGGCGTACCGGACGCCTATCGCATGCCAGCCTTCCGCGAACAGCTCTCGGATCAGCAGATCGCCGAGGTGCTGACATTCATGCGCAGTAACTGGGGCAATCAGGCCAGCGCGGTCGATGCCGCGTCGGTCGGCAAACTGCGCGAACACACTGATCCGGCGAGCAGCAGTCCGATCATTTTGCAGATGCGTTAGGAGCGCTGAGACCGCAATTGCCGGTCCCGCGTGGGACCGGCATTTTACTTTCAATGAGACGTCACAGGCTTTGTAACCGGCGACTTGTCTCAACCGATCAATGCGGACTGGCCACCGGCCGCACAACAATCTCACTGACATCGACATCGTCAGGCTGATCAATGGCGTAAACCAGCGCTCGCGCTATCGCATCGGCACCCAGCGCCACGCTACGGAACGCTCTCATTTCCTCACGCGCCACCTCATCGGAAATCGAATCGGCCAGCTCGGACTCGACCACGCCCGGGCATACGACGGTCACGCGGATCTTGTCCGTTTCCTGGCGCAGGCCGTCGGAGATCGCCCTGACTGCGAATTTGGTTGCGCAATACACGGCGGCGGTCGGTGATACCGCGAGGCCGCCAATCGAAGAAATATTGATGACCTGTCCGAAGCCTTGCGCTTCCATTCCCGGCAACACCGCGGCAATACCGTGCAGCACGCCACGCACATTGACGTCGAGCATCTGGTTCCATTCATCGACCTTCAGCGCAGCCAGTGGTGACAGCGGCATGACCCCGGCGTTGTTGATGATCACGTCGACCTTGCCGTGCTGCGCCTTGGCGAATTCAACAAAGGCCTGCATCGAACTCATATCGGTCACGTCGAGTGCGCGGGCGCTGGCCGAGCCGCCTTCGCTGCGGATCTCGCCGACCAGTTTTTCCAGGCGTTCGGTGCGGCGGGCACCGAGTACCACGTGGGCGCCTTTGGCTGCGATCAGTCGTGCGGCGGCTTCGCCGATACCGCTGCTGGCGCCGGTGATCAGTACGACTTTGTTGTGGATGTTCGACATATCCGTTTCTCCTGCTCAGTGCATGGAAAGTCAGCCGGGCCGCGTTGTGCGGGGTGTTGGCTGGGTACGTCGAAAAGGTTAAGCGCGCAGGCGCGGTGGACGCGTGCCGAAAGCTGCGTGAGGTTTGCCTATTCGTGTCTGCGTGTGCGGTGATGGTTTATCGGCGCGCTTCAAGCACCGCGAAATTCGCTGGGCGTGACGCCCACTTCACGGCGGAACACCTGCGAGAAATGACTGGCGCTGGAATAGCCGACCTCCAGACCGATGTCGATCACACTGCGCCGCGATTCGAGCAGCAATTGCCGCGCGCGGGCCATGCGCAAACGGATGAAATACTGCGAAGGCGCCAGACCGGTGGCACGTTTGAACAGGCGGCTGAAGTGGTATTCGCTGAGCTCGGCGAGCGCGGCTAATTTTGCAAGGCTGAATTCGTCGTCCAGATGCGCCGTCATCGCGTCGGTGACTTTGCGCAGTTTGTAAGCCTGCAACGCATTGACCCGGCGCCCCGCCTGGGTCTCGGCCTGATAGGTGCGCAGCAGGTGCACCGCCAGCGCCTGGGCCAGCGACTGAACGAACAGTGCGCTGGGCGTGCGTTGCTCGATCAGTTCGCTGCGCAACTGTTGCATGACAAACGTGATGTGCGAATCGCGCGCGCCCGAAACATCGCGCAAACGCAGCGGCGCGTTGGCCTGCCCGGACAGCTCGCGCGAGGCACGTTCGATCAGCGGCAAACCCAGAT comes from the Pseudomonas granadensis genome and includes:
- a CDS encoding c-type cytochrome encodes the protein MNNSRFARTAGWLAVPCLIAAGLLAWYVTREPVSPLEKPPFSVADIDPGLVTRGEYVARLSDCVACHSVPGGAPFAGGLEMATPLGVIHATNITPDADTGIGRYSLADFDRAVRHGVAPGGRRLYPAMPYPSYAKLSDDDVRALYGFFMKGVAPVKQANQQSSIPWPLNLRWPIAMWNGVFVDAEPYASKPSQDAQWNRGAYLVQGAGHCGSCHTPRGLAFNEKALDESGQPYLAGALLDGWYAPSLRDDHNTGLGRWNEAEIVQFLKTGSNRHAVVYGSMTEAFNNSTQFMSDEDLSAIAHYLKSLPGDPQRDGPPWQYQQASAAPSLDSPGAHTYVTRCASCHGVDGKGQAEWMPPLAGATSALAKEQASAINITLNGSQRVVAAGVPDAYRMPAFREQLSDQQIAEVLTFMRSNWGNQASAVDAASVGKLREHTDPASSSPIILQMR
- a CDS encoding SDR family oxidoreductase — encoded protein: MSNIHNKVVLITGASSGIGEAAARLIAAKGAHVVLGARRTERLEKLVGEIRSEGGSASARALDVTDMSSMQAFVEFAKAQHGKVDVIINNAGVMPLSPLAALKVDEWNQMLDVNVRGVLHGIAAVLPGMEAQGFGQVINISSIGGLAVSPTAAVYCATKFAVRAISDGLRQETDKIRVTVVCPGVVESELADSISDEVAREEMRAFRSVALGADAIARALVYAIDQPDDVDVSEIVVRPVASPH
- a CDS encoding xanthine dehydrogenase family protein molybdopterin-binding subunit, whose amino-acid sequence is MKVSSETTAHSSLPDLTTPINLSRRRFLTGTAVGALVLGFGLPLGAPRAMAAAAAATTSERGTQVPAFLEIRPDNRVRLMCPFMEGGQGTFTAMAQIVGEELDADPATFLVEAAPPGEAYVVMDNGMRITGGSMSVRMSYPVMRRLGALARAMLLQAGAERLGVPVSELSTEPGKVLHAASGRSLTYGELAERAMDLPVPDPASVKLRDPSQFRWIGKPVKRIDAYDKSTGKALYCIDLTVDDMLHAAVQHAPRLGMTVGNLRNEEQVKAMKGVHSVHRLPGAVAVLAERWWHAKRAVEAIQVDWQEPGADSPVRVMPADFSSDAYFKRLAAEKGPARDDENEGDVAASLANAKTRVDATYHNQYLNHAQLEPPSALARFNADGSLEVWLPNQAPDLYRADIAKRTGLELGQITLHSPLLGGFFGRHFLYDSASPYPQAIELAKAVGRPVKLIWSREEEFLRDVLRPVAAVNFRAALDNDGWPLAIEAISATEGPTEAIAGKQGEKLDPTALEGLSGKSYAVANKRIAQIYVKGPAMLGYWRSVGNSLNDFFYESFLDELADKGGKDPFDLRLHLLRDNARLTTLLQAVAELSGGWKRGPFTAEDGSQRARGVAMASPFGTETAVIAEVSIENGQVKVHDIWQAIDPGSIVNPAIVEAQVNGAVALGLSQTLVEEAVWLDGKPRARNYDLYPILAPSRMARVHVRVVESGEKMGGIGEPPLPAVAPAVANAVAALTGQRVRSLPMSRHTFA
- a CDS encoding helix-turn-helix domain-containing protein, which codes for MADYLPGEPLALISRPQIDDVVIQLFSHRSINEPITVPAVVEPLLVLVLAGAARVEERALGGEWEATEVRAGDFFLTQSDEPYEMRWQTHGGETFEVMHLYLGLPLIERASRELSGQANAPLRLRDVSGARDSHITFVMQQLRSELIEQRTPSALFVQSLAQALAVHLLRTYQAETQAGRRVNALQAYKLRKVTDAMTAHLDDEFSLAKLAALAELSEYHFSRLFKRATGLAPSQYFIRLRMARARQLLLESRRSVIDIGLEVGYSSASHFSQVFRREVGVTPSEFRGA